A stretch of the Agromyces larvae genome encodes the following:
- a CDS encoding lysophospholipid acyltransferase family protein, producing the protein MFYWIMKHIVVGPIVLAIFRPWVTGLRNIPATGPVILASNHLSFIDSIFLPLVVDRTVVFLAKSEYFTGKGLKGWATRMFFQAAGQLPIDRSGGKASEASLNTGLRVLGEGQVLGIYPEGTRSPDGKLYRGRTGVARMVLESGAPVIPVAMIGTEAVMPIGSRLPRIRRIGIIIGEPLDFSRFAGMEGDRFVLRSVTDELVHHLRRLSDQQYVDVYASSVKEQRASQSR; encoded by the coding sequence GTGTTCTACTGGATCATGAAGCACATCGTGGTCGGCCCGATCGTGCTGGCGATCTTCCGACCGTGGGTGACCGGCCTCCGCAACATCCCCGCGACCGGTCCCGTGATCCTCGCGTCGAATCACCTCTCGTTCATCGATTCGATCTTCCTTCCGCTGGTCGTGGACCGCACCGTGGTGTTCCTCGCGAAGAGCGAGTACTTCACCGGCAAGGGCCTGAAAGGCTGGGCCACGAGGATGTTCTTCCAGGCCGCCGGGCAGCTGCCGATCGACCGCTCGGGCGGCAAGGCGTCGGAAGCGTCGCTCAACACCGGCCTCCGCGTCCTCGGCGAGGGGCAGGTGCTCGGCATCTACCCCGAGGGCACCAGGAGCCCCGACGGCAAGCTGTACCGCGGGCGGACGGGCGTGGCGCGCATGGTGCTCGAGTCCGGCGCGCCGGTGATCCCGGTCGCCATGATCGGCACCGAGGCGGTCATGCCGATCGGCTCCCGGCTGCCGCGCATCCGCCGCATCGGCATCATCATCGGGGAGCCGCTCGACTTCTCGCGGTTCGCCGGCATGGAGGGCGATCGGTTCGTGTTGCGGAGTGTGACGGACGAACTCGTGCACCACTTGCGCCGACTCAGCGACCAGCAGTACGTGGACGTCTACGCGAGCTCCGTGAAGGAGCAACGCGCCTCGCAGTCGCGATAG
- a CDS encoding polyprenyl synthetase family protein, whose product MANGSRLVDLVQTRIEEFLADRGSILLDIGTDLGAPLEFSRRFLSGGKRFRARFCHAGWRAVIGPADLDPAPVVAAAAALELFHAAALVHDDLIDNSDTRRGAPSAHRLFERLHGDSGWSGDAAEYGRASAILLGDLILGWSDELLDEGLARLDDAAAARAARAEFMRMRTEVAAGQYLDILEERAWSTRGEHAQRELAERVVVYKSAKYSIVAPLRIGAAIAGATPAQQDALGEFGLPLGIAFQLRDDLLGVYGDPDVTGKPAGDDLREGKRTLLVAIARERLDPGRRRILDELLGDPALTAEQVAVLQQTIAECGAVDEVESIISTQLERAYTALDAARIDDAAEAELRALGASVTRRTS is encoded by the coding sequence GTGGCCAACGGTTCCCGACTCGTCGACCTCGTCCAGACCCGGATCGAGGAGTTCCTCGCCGACCGTGGTTCGATTCTCCTCGACATCGGTACCGACCTGGGCGCTCCGCTCGAGTTCTCAAGGCGGTTTCTCAGCGGGGGCAAGCGGTTCCGTGCGCGGTTCTGCCACGCCGGATGGCGTGCCGTCATCGGCCCCGCCGACCTCGACCCGGCCCCCGTCGTGGCCGCAGCGGCCGCGCTCGAGCTGTTCCACGCCGCCGCACTCGTGCACGACGACCTCATCGACAACTCCGACACCCGCCGCGGCGCACCGTCGGCGCACCGACTGTTCGAACGTCTGCACGGCGACTCCGGCTGGAGCGGCGACGCCGCCGAGTACGGCCGGGCGTCGGCGATCCTGCTCGGCGACCTGATCCTCGGCTGGAGCGACGAGCTCCTCGACGAGGGCCTGGCCCGGCTCGACGACGCTGCGGCCGCACGTGCCGCGCGCGCCGAGTTCATGCGGATGCGCACCGAGGTCGCCGCCGGCCAATACCTCGACATCCTCGAGGAGCGCGCCTGGTCGACCCGCGGCGAGCACGCCCAGCGCGAACTCGCCGAACGGGTCGTCGTCTACAAGTCCGCGAAATACAGCATCGTCGCGCCGTTGCGCATCGGCGCCGCCATCGCCGGGGCGACGCCCGCCCAGCAGGACGCGCTCGGCGAGTTCGGGCTGCCGCTCGGCATCGCCTTCCAGCTCCGCGACGATCTGCTCGGCGTGTACGGCGACCCCGACGTCACCGGCAAGCCCGCCGGCGACGACCTGCGCGAGGGCAAGCGGACCCTGCTCGTCGCGATCGCCCGCGAACGCCTCGACCCCGGCCGGCGCCGCATCCTCGACGAGCTGCTCGGCGACCCCGCCCTCACCGCCGAGCAGGTCGCCGTGCTGCAGCAGACGATCGCCGAATGCGGGGCCGTCGACGAGGTCGAGTCGATCATCTCGACCCAGCTCGAGCGCGCCTACACCGCACTCGACGCCGCCCGGATCGACGATGCGGCCGAAGCCGAACTGCGCGCGCTCGGCGCATCGGTCACCCGGCGAACGAGCTGA
- a CDS encoding DUF3040 domain-containing protein, with protein MPLSEQEQRLLEEMERNLYRNDADFVAAVSGRGRPNYRSIVLGILLALVGVGGLIAGVALQLLIVGVVGFALMFAGVLIAITPGKRAARQAPAGATESSSRPRAQRGFMDRLNDRWDRRQDGDR; from the coding sequence ATGCCGCTTTCAGAGCAGGAGCAACGTCTTCTCGAGGAGATGGAGCGCAACCTCTATCGCAACGACGCCGATTTCGTCGCCGCCGTCAGCGGGCGGGGGCGCCCCAACTACCGGTCGATCGTGCTCGGGATCCTGCTCGCCCTCGTCGGCGTGGGCGGGCTCATCGCCGGCGTCGCGCTGCAGCTGCTGATCGTCGGGGTCGTCGGGTTCGCGCTGATGTTCGCCGGTGTCCTCATCGCCATCACCCCCGGCAAGCGCGCCGCGCGTCAGGCGCCGGCCGGCGCGACCGAGTCGTCGTCTCGCCCGCGTGCGCAGCGCGGCTTCATGGATCGCTTGAACGACCGCTGGGACCGCCGCCAGGACGGCGATCGGTAA
- a CDS encoding ROK family glucokinase has product MSLAIGIDIGGTKIAGAVVDELGEIVRADRVPTPADPAALEDAVVEMITRLQSQHEVAAVGVAAAGFVDAAQSTIFYAPNIDWRNEPLRAKLEARVGTTVVVDNDANAAGWAEFRFGAGRLVSDMVMLTIGTGVGGAIVANDHLFRGGFGAGAELGHLRLVPGGHACGCGQLGCLEQYGSGRALLRMAGEIADAGGIGQRLARVRDEHGGLDGRLVGELIGEEDPGAIAALRQLGHWIGEACASLAAVLDPQRFVFGGGVADAGDLLLDPIREAFVQHLPARGYHPEPDFVIAELVNDAGVVGAADLARVHVTGRAPRAGE; this is encoded by the coding sequence GTGTCCCTTGCGATCGGCATCGACATCGGCGGCACCAAGATCGCGGGGGCGGTGGTCGACGAGCTCGGTGAGATCGTCCGCGCCGATCGCGTCCCGACCCCGGCCGACCCGGCCGCCCTCGAGGACGCGGTGGTCGAGATGATCACCCGGCTCCAGTCGCAGCACGAGGTCGCGGCCGTCGGCGTCGCGGCCGCCGGCTTCGTCGACGCGGCGCAGTCCACGATCTTCTACGCCCCCAACATCGACTGGCGCAACGAGCCGCTGCGCGCGAAGCTCGAGGCTCGCGTCGGCACCACGGTGGTCGTCGACAACGACGCGAACGCGGCCGGCTGGGCGGAGTTCCGGTTCGGCGCCGGCCGGCTGGTGAGCGACATGGTGATGCTCACGATCGGCACCGGTGTGGGCGGCGCGATCGTCGCGAACGACCATCTGTTCCGAGGGGGCTTCGGCGCGGGCGCCGAGCTCGGTCACCTGCGGCTGGTGCCCGGCGGTCACGCGTGCGGGTGCGGCCAGCTCGGATGCCTCGAACAGTACGGTTCCGGGCGCGCCCTGCTGCGCATGGCCGGTGAGATCGCCGACGCCGGCGGCATCGGACAGCGCCTCGCACGGGTCCGCGACGAGCACGGCGGGCTCGACGGCCGGCTCGTCGGCGAGCTCATCGGCGAGGAGGACCCGGGGGCGATCGCGGCCCTGCGTCAGCTCGGCCACTGGATCGGCGAGGCGTGCGCGAGCCTGGCGGCCGTGCTCGACCCGCAGCGGTTCGTCTTCGGCGGGGGAGTGGCCGACGCCGGCGACCTGCTGCTGGACCCGATCCGCGAGGCGTTCGTGCAGCATCTGCCCGCCCGCGGCTACCACCCCGAGCCCGACTTCGTGATCGCCGAACTCGTCAACGACGCCGGCGTGGTGGGCGCCGCCGACCTCGCGCGCGTGCACGTCACCGGTCGCGCGCCCCGGGCCGGCGAGTAG
- a CDS encoding LysM peptidoglycan-binding domain-containing protein — protein MEGRRHPRRIGFEPETADGEPRRLRRILAAPIALLGAVAVTLGIAPPADAAAPPVPKRQPKAKAESHRVRPSTAVRASVAGTAPAEYVVVAGDTVSGIAERFGLATAEVLALNGLGWSTLIFPGQRLLLRAGGEPHQPPAAAPDLTRHTVVEGDTVSGIAAAHGLDVDAVLSANGLDRTSLIFPGEQLVLPTAAPDPAPAPEAAPAPAPVPAPEAAPAVPVEVVASVSMPLTEETRQNAVTIIQVGRSLGVPDQGIVIALAAAAQESGLKNSPTGDADSLGLFQQRPSQGWGTVDEVMDPVRAATAFYGGAANPNPGRTRGLLDIPGWESMTVTQAAQAVQVSAHPDHYAKWEAQARAWLAELG, from the coding sequence ATGGAGGGTCGGAGACATCCGCGCCGCATCGGATTCGAGCCCGAGACGGCCGACGGCGAGCCGCGGCGCCTGCGCCGGATCCTCGCCGCGCCGATCGCGCTGCTCGGGGCGGTGGCCGTGACGCTGGGCATCGCTCCCCCGGCGGACGCCGCCGCACCGCCCGTCCCCAAGCGCCAGCCGAAGGCGAAAGCCGAATCCCACCGGGTGCGCCCCAGCACCGCCGTGCGCGCATCCGTGGCCGGCACCGCTCCGGCCGAGTACGTCGTGGTCGCGGGCGACACCGTGAGCGGCATCGCCGAGCGATTCGGACTCGCCACCGCCGAGGTGCTCGCGCTCAACGGCCTCGGCTGGTCGACCCTCATCTTCCCCGGCCAGCGCCTGCTGCTCCGCGCGGGCGGCGAACCGCACCAGCCGCCGGCCGCCGCCCCCGACCTCACCCGGCACACCGTCGTCGAGGGCGACACGGTCAGCGGCATCGCCGCCGCCCACGGCCTCGACGTCGACGCGGTGCTGAGCGCGAACGGACTCGACCGCACGAGCCTCATCTTCCCCGGCGAGCAGCTCGTGCTGCCCACCGCCGCACCCGACCCGGCCCCGGCGCCCGAGGCCGCACCCGCGCCCGCACCGGTGCCCGCCCCCGAGGCGGCACCGGCGGTTCCCGTCGAGGTCGTGGCATCCGTCTCGATGCCGCTCACCGAGGAGACCCGGCAGAACGCGGTGACCATCATCCAGGTCGGCCGCAGCCTCGGCGTGCCCGACCAGGGCATCGTCATCGCGCTCGCCGCGGCCGCGCAGGAATCGGGTCTCAAGAACTCCCCGACCGGCGACGCCGACTCGCTCGGCCTCTTCCAGCAACGGCCGAGCCAGGGGTGGGGCACCGTCGACGAGGTCATGGACCCGGTGCGCGCGGCGACCGCGTTCTACGGCGGCGCGGCGAACCCGAATCCCGGCCGCACCAGGGGCCTTCTCGACATCCCCGGGTGGGAATCGATGACGGTGACCCAGGCGGCCCAGGCGGTGCAGGTGAGCGCCCACCCCGACCACTACGCCAAGTGGGAGGCGCAGGCGCGTGCCTGGCTCGCCGAGCTCGGCTGA
- the pknB gene encoding Stk1 family PASTA domain-containing Ser/Thr kinase produces MIGRLIDGRYQVRSRIARGGMATVYLATDLRLERRVAIKIMHGHLADDNTFKTRFVQEARSAARLAHPNVVNVFDQGQDADMAYLVMEYLPGITLRDLLKDYKRLTPEQTVDIMDAVVAGLAAAHQAGIVHRDLKPENVLLADDGRIKLGDFGLARAVSANTATGQALLGTIAYLSPELVTRGVADARSDIYALGIMMYEMLTGEQPYVGEAPMQIAYQHANDSVPQPSSKNPAVPHELDELVHWATARDPNERPSDARELLLRLREIEPLVRGTADAALLATAPVTSAMGETAPLAATRVLDPAISSAAVAPATDEPGETDASKLAATAQRRHRRGYWIFAFVLLLTGLAAGTGWYFGAGPGALQAVPETATLTPDAATDVLEDAGFAVVLDERNDPVVAEGLVSGTDPAAGARAQRGSAVRLFVSLGPRILTVPQVLGMSEADARAALGEFTVADEAVEQFSADAAAGTVIALLDGGGAPLPPTYAERGAITLVVSVGPIPDVTGLPAADAEAALVDAGLTVGHGEDVFSDDVEAGIVVSQTPNADPMHPGDTVTLVVSKGPDLVEVPNVITGQTVAQARAQLEALEFAVSSNVPEFLEGAVVATVQSPAAGERVKRGSEIQVNFG; encoded by the coding sequence ATGATCGGCCGTCTCATCGACGGCCGTTATCAGGTGCGGTCGCGCATCGCTCGGGGCGGTATGGCGACCGTCTACCTCGCAACCGACCTGCGCCTCGAGCGTCGCGTCGCGATCAAGATCATGCACGGCCACCTCGCCGACGACAACACGTTCAAGACCCGGTTCGTGCAGGAGGCGCGCTCGGCCGCGCGTCTGGCCCACCCGAACGTGGTGAACGTGTTCGACCAGGGCCAGGACGCCGACATGGCGTACCTCGTCATGGAGTACCTGCCCGGCATCACCCTGCGCGACCTGCTGAAGGACTACAAGCGCCTCACGCCCGAGCAGACCGTCGACATCATGGACGCGGTGGTCGCCGGTCTCGCCGCGGCCCACCAGGCCGGCATCGTGCACCGCGACCTGAAGCCCGAGAACGTGCTGCTCGCCGACGACGGCCGCATCAAACTCGGCGACTTCGGGCTCGCCCGGGCCGTCTCGGCGAACACCGCGACCGGCCAGGCGCTGCTGGGCACCATCGCGTACCTCTCGCCCGAACTCGTCACCCGCGGCGTCGCCGACGCGCGCAGCGACATCTACGCGCTCGGCATCATGATGTACGAGATGCTCACGGGCGAGCAGCCCTACGTGGGCGAGGCGCCGATGCAGATCGCCTACCAGCACGCGAACGACAGCGTGCCCCAGCCCTCGTCGAAGAACCCGGCCGTTCCGCACGAGCTCGACGAGCTCGTGCACTGGGCGACTGCGCGCGACCCGAACGAGCGGCCGTCCGACGCGCGCGAACTGCTGCTGCGGTTGCGCGAGATCGAGCCGCTGGTGCGCGGCACCGCCGACGCGGCCCTGCTCGCGACCGCGCCGGTCACGAGCGCGATGGGCGAGACCGCTCCGCTCGCGGCCACCCGCGTCCTCGATCCGGCGATCTCGAGCGCGGCGGTCGCGCCGGCGACCGACGAGCCGGGCGAGACGGATGCCTCGAAGCTCGCGGCGACCGCGCAACGCCGGCACCGGCGCGGCTACTGGATCTTCGCGTTCGTGCTGCTGCTCACCGGCCTCGCCGCCGGCACCGGCTGGTACTTCGGCGCCGGGCCCGGCGCACTCCAAGCGGTGCCCGAGACCGCGACGCTCACGCCCGACGCGGCGACCGACGTGCTCGAGGACGCGGGATTCGCCGTGGTGCTCGACGAACGCAACGACCCGGTGGTCGCCGAAGGGCTCGTCTCGGGCACCGATCCCGCGGCCGGCGCGCGGGCGCAGCGGGGGTCGGCCGTCCGGCTCTTCGTCTCGCTCGGGCCGCGCATCCTCACGGTTCCGCAGGTCCTCGGCATGAGCGAGGCCGATGCCCGCGCCGCGCTCGGCGAGTTCACCGTCGCCGACGAAGCGGTCGAGCAGTTCTCGGCCGACGCGGCCGCGGGCACGGTCATCGCCCTGCTCGACGGCGGCGGCGCGCCGCTGCCCCCGACCTACGCCGAACGCGGTGCGATCACCCTCGTCGTCTCGGTCGGCCCGATCCCCGACGTCACCGGCCTGCCCGCCGCCGACGCCGAGGCCGCGCTCGTCGACGCCGGCCTGACGGTCGGCCACGGCGAGGACGTGTTCAGCGACGACGTCGAAGCGGGCATCGTCGTCTCCCAGACGCCGAACGCCGATCCGATGCATCCCGGCGACACCGTGACCCTCGTCGTCTCGAAGGGGCCCGACCTCGTCGAGGTGCCGAACGTGATCACCGGGCAGACGGTCGCGCAGGCGCGCGCCCAGCTCGAAGCGCTCGAGTTCGCCGTGAGCTCGAACGTGCCCGAGTTCCTCGAGGGCGCCGTGGTGGCGACCGTGCAGTCGCCCGCCGCGGGCGAGCGCGTGAAGCGCGGGTCGGAGATCCAGGTCAACTTCGGCTGA
- a CDS encoding Rv2175c family DNA-binding protein has protein sequence MTEAPETEWLTVPDLVELLGQTPSRVRRLIADRYLLAGRIDGVLKVPAAFLRDDAPLPELHGTAIVLADAGFSDDEALEWLLAEEPSLGTSPIEALRAGRKSEVRRVAQALA, from the coding sequence GTGACCGAAGCACCCGAGACCGAGTGGCTGACCGTACCCGACCTCGTCGAACTCCTGGGCCAGACCCCCAGCCGTGTGCGCCGGCTGATCGCCGACCGCTATCTGCTGGCCGGCCGCATCGACGGCGTGCTCAAGGTGCCGGCGGCCTTCCTGCGCGACGACGCACCGCTGCCCGAACTGCACGGCACCGCGATCGTGCTCGCCGACGCCGGCTTCTCCGACGACGAGGCGCTCGAGTGGCTGCTGGCGGAGGAGCCGAGTCTCGGCACCTCGCCGATCGAGGCGCTGCGCGCCGGCCGGAAGAGCGAGGTCCGCCGGGTCGCGCAGGCGCTGGCCTGA
- the rsmH gene encoding 16S rRNA (cytosine(1402)-N(4))-methyltransferase RsmH, which produces MDIERIHTPVMLERTVELLTPAIDHDGAVLVDATLGMGGHARALLERFTGLTVIGLDRDLDALAIARERLAPFGDRARFVHTVYDGIGRAIRREGFDEVDGVLMDLGVSSLQLDRAERGFAYAKDAPLDMRMDSSRGRTAADVIAEASEDDLRRIFLDYGEEKLAARYARAIVRARAEHPITRSAQLVAIITDATPVAVQRQGHPAKRVFQALRIEVNEELSVLERAVPAALDALQVGGRIVVLAYQSLEDRIVKRAFQAASTSSAPAGLPMELPEHKPQFKLLVRGAELASEAEQAENPRAKPVRLRAAERVRRPS; this is translated from the coding sequence ATGGACATCGAACGCATCCACACCCCCGTCATGCTCGAGCGCACCGTCGAGCTGCTGACGCCCGCGATCGACCACGACGGCGCCGTGCTCGTCGACGCGACCCTCGGCATGGGCGGTCACGCCCGCGCGCTGCTCGAGCGGTTCACCGGGCTCACCGTCATCGGCCTGGACCGCGATCTCGACGCGCTCGCGATCGCCCGCGAACGGCTCGCGCCGTTCGGCGACCGCGCGCGATTCGTGCACACGGTCTACGACGGCATCGGCCGCGCGATCCGACGCGAGGGCTTCGACGAGGTCGACGGCGTGCTCATGGACCTCGGCGTCTCCTCGCTGCAGCTCGATCGCGCCGAACGCGGCTTCGCGTACGCCAAGGACGCCCCGCTCGACATGCGGATGGATTCCTCCCGCGGGCGCACCGCGGCCGACGTGATCGCCGAGGCATCCGAAGACGACCTGCGCCGGATCTTCCTCGACTACGGCGAGGAGAAGCTCGCCGCGCGCTACGCGCGGGCGATCGTGCGGGCTCGGGCGGAGCATCCGATCACCCGCTCGGCCCAGCTGGTCGCGATCATCACGGATGCCACGCCGGTGGCCGTGCAGCGGCAGGGGCACCCCGCCAAACGGGTGTTCCAGGCGCTGCGCATCGAGGTGAACGAAGAGCTCTCGGTGCTCGAGCGCGCCGTTCCGGCGGCGCTCGACGCGCTCCAGGTCGGCGGGCGCATCGTCGTGCTCGCCTACCAGTCGCTCGAGGACCGCATCGTCAAGCGTGCGTTCCAGGCGGCGTCGACGTCGTCGGCTCCCGCCGGCCTGCCGATGGAACTGCCCGAGCACAAGCCGCAGTTCAAGCTGCTCGTCCGGGGCGCCGAACTCGCGAGCGAAGCCGAGCAGGCCGAGAACCCGCGAGCCAAGCCCGTCCGGCTGCGAGCGGCCGAGCGCGTGAGGAGGCCGTCATGA
- the mraZ gene encoding division/cell wall cluster transcriptional repressor MraZ, whose protein sequence is MFLGTYEPKLDEKGRVILPAKFREELSNGLVLTRGQERCVYVFSAREFESMSDKIRQAPVTSKQARDYMRVFLSGASAETPDKQNRVIIPATLRAYAGLERDLAVIGAGSRVEIWNAQAWQTYLAEQEAAFAETAEEVIPGLF, encoded by the coding sequence GTGTTCCTCGGGACGTACGAGCCGAAGCTCGATGAGAAGGGCCGCGTCATTCTTCCGGCGAAGTTCCGGGAGGAGCTCTCGAACGGTCTCGTGCTCACACGCGGACAGGAACGCTGCGTCTACGTGTTCAGCGCGAGGGAGTTCGAGAGCATGAGCGACAAGATCCGCCAAGCCCCAGTGACGAGCAAGCAGGCGCGCGACTACATGCGCGTCTTCCTGTCGGGGGCATCCGCGGAGACCCCCGACAAGCAGAACCGGGTCATCATCCCCGCGACGCTCCGCGCGTACGCGGGCCTCGAGCGCGACCTCGCCGTGATCGGCGCGGGCAGCCGGGTGGAGATCTGGAATGCGCAGGCGTGGCAGACATACCTCGCCGAGCAGGAGGCGGCCTTCGCGGAGACGGCGGAGGAGGTGATTCCGGGGCTCTTCTGA
- a CDS encoding class II 3-deoxy-7-phosphoheptulonate synthase, whose product MIAGLDYWRTLPIKQQPQWSDLDEVQAASAELATLPPLVFAGEVDMLRDRLAAASRGEAFLLQGGDCAETFAGATADQIRNRVKTVLQMAVVLTYGASMPVVKMGRMAGQFAKPRSSDTETRGDVTLPAYRGDIVNGYDFTTESRTADPRRLVRGYHMAASTLNLIRAFTQGGFADLRQVHQWNRGFAANPANIRYEKLAREIDRAVKFMEACGADFEELKRTEFYTGHEGLLMDYERPLTRIDSRTGTPYDTSAHFLWIGERTRDLDGAHVDFLSRVRNPIGVKLGPTTTPETMLELVDKLDPEREPGRLTFITRMGAGKIRDALPPLLEAIKASDATPLWVTDPMHGNGITTPTGYKTRRFDDVVDEVRGFFEAHRDAGTHPGGIHVELTGDDVTECLGGSEHIDEATLATRYESLCDPRLNHMQSLELAFLVAEELAAR is encoded by the coding sequence GTGATCGCGGGCCTCGACTATTGGCGCACGCTGCCGATCAAGCAGCAGCCCCAGTGGTCCGACCTCGACGAGGTGCAGGCGGCCTCGGCCGAGCTCGCCACGCTGCCGCCGCTGGTGTTCGCGGGCGAGGTCGACATGCTGCGCGACCGGCTGGCCGCGGCCTCGCGCGGTGAGGCGTTCCTGCTGCAGGGCGGCGACTGCGCCGAGACCTTCGCGGGCGCCACCGCCGACCAGATCCGCAACCGGGTGAAGACCGTGCTGCAGATGGCGGTCGTGCTCACCTACGGCGCGTCGATGCCGGTGGTGAAGATGGGCCGCATGGCCGGCCAGTTCGCCAAGCCCCGATCGAGCGACACCGAGACGCGCGGCGACGTGACGCTGCCTGCCTACCGGGGCGACATCGTGAACGGCTACGACTTCACGACCGAGTCGCGCACGGCCGACCCGCGCCGGCTGGTCCGCGGCTACCACATGGCCGCGTCGACCCTGAACCTGATCCGCGCCTTCACGCAGGGCGGATTCGCCGATCTCCGCCAGGTGCACCAGTGGAACCGCGGGTTCGCCGCGAACCCGGCGAACATCCGGTACGAGAAGCTGGCGCGCGAGATCGATCGCGCGGTGAAGTTCATGGAGGCGTGCGGCGCCGACTTCGAGGAGCTGAAGCGCACCGAGTTCTACACGGGCCACGAGGGCCTGCTGATGGACTACGAGCGCCCGCTGACCCGCATCGACTCGCGCACCGGCACGCCGTACGACACCTCGGCGCACTTCCTCTGGATCGGGGAGCGCACCCGCGACCTCGACGGCGCGCACGTCGACTTCCTGTCGCGGGTGCGCAACCCGATCGGCGTGAAGCTCGGCCCGACCACGACGCCCGAGACGATGCTCGAACTCGTCGACAAGCTCGACCCCGAGCGCGAGCCCGGGCGGCTCACGTTCATCACGCGCATGGGCGCCGGCAAGATCCGCGACGCCCTGCCGCCGCTGCTCGAGGCGATCAAGGCGAGCGATGCGACGCCGCTGTGGGTCACCGACCCGATGCACGGCAACGGCATCACCACGCCGACCGGCTACAAGACCCGCCGTTTCGACGACGTGGTCGACGAGGTCCGCGGGTTCTTCGAGGCGCACCGCGACGCGGGCACCCACCCCGGCGGCATCCACGTCGAGCTCACCGGCGACGACGTCACCGAGTGCCTGGGCGGCAGCGAGCACATCGACGAGGCCACCCTCGCGACCCGCTACGAGTCGCTGTGCGACCCGCGGCTGAACCACATGCAGTCGCTCGAACTCGCGTTCCTCGTGGCCGAGGAGCTCGCCGCGCGCTGA